In Thalassococcus sp. S3, the sequence TTTCCGGCGCCTAAGGGCCGACGCGGCCAGCAGCCCCAAGGGCCCTTCGGTTGCGATATGCACATGATCACAACCAGACGCGTCGATCATATACATGATCCGGCGGCGCGTGGTCAGTGACAAACGCACTGTCGGATATGTCGGACAGGGAAGCGTTCGAAATTGGCAGGGGCTGATAACCTCGGATCTGATCCCCTGTTCAGACAAAGTGTCGATCGTATGCTCAAGCGTTCGCATAACGCCGTTCACGTCAGGCCGCCAAGCATCAGTTATGAACAGGACCGATGTCACCGCGCCATGTCCCGCAGGAATTCAGACCGGATCGCGCCCTCTTTGAAAGGGCTGGCATGAGTGACCGCGCGCTTTGCCATGTTTCTGGCAAAGGCTCTCAGCACCGCATCTTTGAAATGCCCTTTCCTCAGAGACAAACCAGACAGACAAATCTTGCAATAATGGCTTAACCCTGTCCACGAGACAGAGAACTCATAACCCCGCACCACGATCTCCCGATGGGTTTACCCCGACGAAAGAAACGCAAGCGGCCCGACCGTGCAAGCCCTTCAAACGGTATCCTGATAACTTTGAACCGCTATTCGCGTTTCACGTCTCGGAGCTCACAGCAGGCAGATTGCAAAAGCTCCGAGGACGATGATCAAGCAAAACGGTTATTCTGCGCCCATCTGGTCATGTCGTTATCGCCAATTCACACGCAAAGGCGAACACCACCTCAAGCAGCCCCGCTCATCCGCTTTCGCCGCTCTTTGATCCGCTCATCGGCGGCTTGCGTGCCGTCGTGGAAGGACCCGAAAAGTTTGTCCCATGGGATCTCAAGCGAGCCATAGTTACACTCGAAGTAACGGTGATGCATCTGGTGATGAAAGGTGCCCAGCCGCAGCCGGTTTTTGTCTTTCACCATAAGCCCCTCGAACCCCGTATGTGTCGTCACCGCGGTCAGCACGTAATACTGCAGATGATAAAGCACGTGCACCGGGTTTGACGGGATCACGAAATGGATCAGCACCGAGCCAAGAAAGATCAAATGTTCGACCGGATGCATCGCCATGCCCGACCAGGGACCCACGTTTATGTTCCGATGATGCAAGGCATGCACATGTCGATAGAAGAACGGAATATGCAGAAACCGGTGTATCCAGTAGAAATAGAAGCTTTCCCAAATCGGGATAAGCAGGAAAAGCGCCACGAACCAGATCGGGTTTTCGGCAAAAGTCATCAACGGCGCGTACCCATTTGACATCGCCCAGAAGACAAGAACTTCGTAAAAGGTCCAGATCGGCACGCCTGAGGCGAGTGTCCAGAACATGTTATCCCGAATTTGGCCGCCCAAAGTAAATTGTCGGCCGTTCTTCATCAGCGGGCGCGGATCGTATTTCAGCCTCTGGCCCTGTTTGGTGAACGTATAAAAATAAAGATGCAGCGCCCCGGCCACCAGCGTCACGAGGATCAGGTTGCGGATAAACAGCTCGGCAATCCAGCCAACGGCGAGGGTTTTCGTTTCCTCCAGCGGCGGCTGAAAGAAATGGAACGAGACAAACGCGATGCCCACGATGATCAATCGCTCGGTGATCAGGAACCAGGAATTCCAGATCCAGGCCAGCATGGCCACCGGACGTGGTGGCCACCGGAAAAACGGTGACACTTCCAAAGGCACGTTGGGCGTGTGGTTCCAGCCTTTCAATGGGGCATCCGACATGTTTGGCCTCCGTGGATTTAAGGACCTTTTCAGCTTCGCAGATGCAGCTTCCGTTGAAAAACGCTATTATCTGTGCAACTAAATCGGAATTTCAGAGGATGCGATGACCGTCTCACTCAAGGCTATGGCGTATTTCACGACCGCCGTGCGGCATGGAAACATCGCCAAGGCGGCTGCAGAACTAAACATTGCCGCCTCCGCCGTGGC encodes:
- a CDS encoding sterol desaturase family protein, coding for MSDAPLKGWNHTPNVPLEVSPFFRWPPRPVAMLAWIWNSWFLITERLIIVGIAFVSFHFFQPPLEETKTLAVGWIAELFIRNLILVTLVAGALHLYFYTFTKQGQRLKYDPRPLMKNGRQFTLGGQIRDNMFWTLASGVPIWTFYEVLVFWAMSNGYAPLMTFAENPIWFVALFLLIPIWESFYFYWIHRFLHIPFFYRHVHALHHRNINVGPWSGMAMHPVEHLIFLGSVLIHFVIPSNPVHVLYHLQYYVLTAVTTHTGFEGLMVKDKNRLRLGTFHHQMHHRYFECNYGSLEIPWDKLFGSFHDGTQAADERIKERRKRMSGAA